A window from Chlamydia gallinacea 08-1274/3 encodes these proteins:
- the rsmA gene encoding 16S rRNA (adenine(1518)-N(6)/adenine(1519)-N(6))-dimethyltransferase RsmA — translation MSRSSPEQLIQFLKEVRGYPKKGLSQNFLIDGNILKKILEISCVQPEDWVLEVGPGYGALTEVLVNRGARVIALEKDSMFASTLRLLPINVHITDACKYPLASLPQEGYRGKGRIVANLPYHITTPLLVKFFTETPNLWKTVTVMVQDEVARRITAQPGGKEYSALTVFLNFFSDVRYAFKVSPSCFFPKPNVGSAVVHMVVKDTFPLKDQDHDAFFTLTRTAFGKRRKFLANALKDLYPKAKVLLALQELHFSDKTRPETLSLHDYIRLFHLLSQS, via the coding sequence GTGTCCCGCAGCTCCCCGGAACAGCTCATACAATTTTTAAAAGAAGTTCGGGGCTATCCCAAAAAGGGGTTGTCGCAAAATTTTTTAATTGATGGGAATATTCTCAAAAAGATTCTTGAGATTTCCTGTGTGCAACCAGAAGATTGGGTATTAGAAGTTGGTCCTGGGTATGGAGCTCTTACTGAGGTTTTGGTCAATAGAGGAGCTCGAGTTATCGCCTTGGAGAAGGATAGTATGTTTGCATCGACTCTTCGTCTCTTGCCTATAAATGTACACATTACAGATGCTTGTAAATATCCTTTAGCTAGTTTACCTCAGGAGGGCTATCGAGGGAAAGGACGTATTGTTGCTAATCTTCCGTACCATATTACTACGCCTTTACTAGTAAAATTTTTTACTGAAACTCCAAATCTATGGAAAACAGTTACAGTAATGGTTCAGGATGAAGTTGCTCGCCGGATTACGGCACAGCCTGGGGGGAAAGAATACAGTGCCCTCACGGTGTTCCTTAATTTTTTTTCTGATGTGCGTTATGCCTTTAAGGTAAGTCCTAGCTGTTTTTTCCCAAAACCTAACGTTGGTTCGGCTGTTGTCCATATGGTTGTTAAAGATACTTTCCCTCTAAAAGATCAAGATCACGATGCATTTTTTACTCTTACAAGAACAGCATTTGGGAAAAGAAGGAAATTCTTAGCTAATGCATTAAAAGATCTTTACCCCAAAGCAAAGGTTTTACTTGCTTTACAGGAACTCCATTTTTCTGACAAAACGCGTCCGGAAACTTTATCATTGCATGACTATATCCGTCTGTTTCATTTGCTCTCACAGTCTTGA
- the xseA gene encoding exodeoxyribonuclease VII large subunit: protein MLMSSSPQTVASLTKSIKNLLESNFCHIVVKGELSNVSLQPSGHLYFGIKDSTAFLHGAFFHFKSQYFDRYPKDGDSVILHGKLAVYAPRGQYQIIAHALIYAGEGDLLHKLEETKKRLAAEGYFSKERKQPLPHLPQCIGVITSPTGAVIQDILRILSRRCHQYKVLLYPVTVQGETAAKEIVKAIEVMNTEKLADVLILARGGGNIEDLWAFNEEILVKAVATSSLPIISAVGHETDYTLCDFAADVRAPTPSAAAEIVCQSSEQLLHTLQSSLTHLHTHAQQFLSAKKQQLLQWRRHLTRIDLFHSAQQSLDYLRLSIERLMQTKLSQALQHYKQSSRWLRSNFLHRTSQRLCNIAHLLYMGLCNQLSAWKHRYFHIKKNLTIPYTQPFSQKLFLWKLQVLRVLRQRIQSSLYFFNHKQKRLAYGAHSLNQKIFQEKQSLLNINKRIISLTSHQLHAYKENMITYDNTLYQALRRIIERNQEKYHTLYKQLLSLNPKHVLQRGYAMLFDFNKHCAIISVKNLQKHHQIKVRLHDGEAILSVEDVQYL, encoded by the coding sequence ATGCTGATGTCATCTTCTCCTCAAACAGTAGCCTCTCTCACAAAATCCATAAAAAATCTTTTAGAATCTAATTTTTGCCACATTGTGGTTAAAGGAGAACTGAGTAATGTCTCTTTACAACCCAGCGGGCATTTATATTTCGGTATTAAAGATAGTACCGCCTTTCTGCACGGAGCCTTTTTTCATTTTAAAAGTCAATATTTTGATCGTTATCCCAAGGACGGAGATTCGGTGATTCTTCATGGAAAACTTGCTGTCTATGCTCCGCGAGGACAATACCAAATCATTGCTCATGCGTTAATTTATGCAGGAGAAGGAGACCTTTTACATAAACTTGAGGAAACAAAAAAGCGGTTAGCAGCTGAAGGATACTTTTCTAAAGAGAGAAAACAACCCTTACCGCATTTACCCCAATGCATTGGTGTGATTACTAGTCCCACAGGAGCTGTGATTCAAGATATTCTACGCATTCTTTCTCGTCGTTGTCATCAATATAAAGTACTCCTCTATCCTGTCACGGTACAGGGAGAAACTGCAGCAAAAGAAATTGTGAAAGCTATTGAAGTTATGAATACTGAGAAATTAGCTGATGTTCTCATCCTAGCTCGCGGTGGAGGGAATATTGAAGACCTTTGGGCATTCAACGAAGAAATCCTTGTAAAAGCAGTAGCTACAAGCTCGCTTCCCATTATCTCTGCTGTAGGCCATGAAACCGACTACACACTTTGCGATTTTGCCGCTGATGTCCGAGCACCTACTCCTTCAGCAGCAGCAGAAATTGTCTGCCAAAGTAGTGAGCAGCTTCTTCACACACTGCAAAGTTCCTTAACTCACCTGCATACGCACGCACAACAATTTCTGTCTGCAAAAAAACAACAGCTCCTACAATGGAGACGCCACCTAACTCGTATTGATCTATTCCACTCCGCCCAACAATCGTTAGACTACCTAAGACTCTCTATCGAGAGGTTAATGCAAACAAAACTTTCCCAAGCACTGCAGCACTACAAACAATCTTCTCGTTGGCTACGAAGCAATTTCTTACACCGCACATCCCAACGTCTTTGTAATATTGCTCACCTGCTTTATATGGGTTTATGTAACCAACTATCTGCTTGGAAACATCGGTATTTTCATATCAAAAAAAATCTTACTATCCCCTATACACAGCCGTTTTCCCAAAAGCTTTTTCTCTGGAAACTCCAAGTCTTACGCGTCTTACGTCAACGCATACAAAGCTCTCTTTACTTTTTTAATCATAAACAAAAAAGGTTAGCTTACGGGGCGCACTCTTTAAATCAAAAAATTTTTCAAGAAAAACAATCTCTACTCAATATAAACAAGCGGATAATTAGCCTTACTTCCCATCAACTCCATGCCTACAAAGAGAACATGATTACCTATGACAATACTCTCTATCAGGCGTTACGCCGGATCATAGAAAGAAATCAAGAAAAGTACCATACTTTATACAAACAGCTGCTTTCACTAAATCCCAAACACGTTTTACAACGTGGCTACGCTATGCTCTTTGATTTTAATAAACATTGCGCTATTATTTCAGTTAAAAATCTGCAGAAACATCATCAAATCAAAGTGCGATTGCACGATGGAGAAGCGATTCTCTCTGTAGAAGATGTGCAGTATTTGTAA
- a CDS encoding 1-deoxy-D-xylulose-5-phosphate synthase, protein MTSAFLLDQISSPEDLKKLSYADLSLLAEQMRHKIIAVLKQTGGHLASNLGIIELTIALHYVFSSPEDKFIFDVGHQAYPHKLITGRNDAQFDRIRHDHGLSGFTSPLESPHDLFFSGHAGNALSLALGMAKATPPESRSHILPILGDAAFSCGLTLEALNNIRSDLSKFIVILNDNNMSISQNVGVMSQSFSRWIHHPKMSSFSKKMDKWLVRIPRYGTGIAKQWHRLSLCLKSLFCPIPIFEQFGLAYVGPIDGHNIKKLISVLRIVRDLPFPILLHVCTTKGKGLEIAQENPSKYHGVSANFTTHEENTQLPVVKQPPTYPDIFGETLCQLGTMIPNLHVVTPAMSLGSRLEKFKTNFPERFIDVGIAEGHAVTLSAGISKAQVPVICSIYSTFLQRAIDNVFHDVCMQNLPVILAIDRAGLAYADGCSHHGIYDLGILRMMPNMVICQPRSAVVLQQLLFSAISWNSPTAIRYPNIPALQKDPLSVDVQAHRTPGVGEILTQGEDILIIALGHMCSAALSIQAQLLKHGISATVVDPVFIKPFDNNLFGVLLMHHTRVVVIEEHAIRGGLGSEFNDFLATYSFKIDVLHFAIPDTFVYHGDKESLQKKTGLHVETMVKRILTHFNFRAIPSFSSHLSTL, encoded by the coding sequence ATGACTTCAGCTTTTCTTTTAGACCAAATTTCTTCTCCTGAAGACTTAAAAAAACTGTCCTACGCAGATCTTTCTCTTCTTGCGGAACAAATGCGCCATAAAATTATTGCAGTTTTGAAACAAACGGGAGGGCATCTTGCTTCAAATCTGGGAATTATTGAGTTAACGATTGCCTTACACTATGTTTTCTCTTCTCCCGAGGATAAATTTATTTTCGATGTGGGCCATCAAGCCTATCCTCATAAGCTAATCACGGGAAGAAATGATGCGCAGTTTGACCGTATTCGTCATGATCACGGGTTGAGTGGTTTTACTTCTCCCTTAGAAAGTCCGCATGACCTCTTTTTTTCAGGACATGCAGGAAATGCTTTATCCCTAGCCTTGGGTATGGCAAAAGCAACTCCACCAGAATCCCGATCTCATATTCTTCCCATTCTAGGCGATGCGGCATTTTCCTGCGGTTTAACTTTGGAAGCCCTAAATAATATCCGTTCTGACTTGTCAAAATTTATTGTGATTTTAAACGACAACAATATGTCGATTTCTCAAAATGTGGGAGTAATGTCTCAAAGCTTTTCTCGATGGATACACCATCCGAAAATGAGCTCGTTTTCTAAAAAAATGGATAAATGGCTAGTTCGTATTCCCCGCTATGGTACGGGCATTGCTAAGCAATGGCATCGCTTATCTCTATGTTTAAAGTCGTTATTTTGTCCTATTCCTATTTTTGAACAATTTGGTTTAGCTTACGTGGGCCCTATTGACGGGCATAACATTAAAAAATTAATCTCTGTATTACGCATCGTACGGGATTTACCTTTCCCTATTCTTTTACACGTATGTACAACCAAAGGAAAGGGTTTAGAAATTGCTCAAGAAAATCCTTCAAAATACCATGGGGTTTCCGCCAATTTCACAACCCATGAAGAAAATACTCAACTTCCCGTAGTTAAACAACCACCAACGTATCCCGATATTTTTGGTGAAACCCTCTGTCAGTTGGGAACAATGATTCCTAATTTACATGTAGTGACCCCAGCAATGTCTTTAGGATCACGCCTAGAAAAATTTAAAACAAACTTCCCTGAGCGTTTTATTGATGTGGGTATTGCGGAAGGTCATGCCGTCACTCTATCCGCAGGAATATCCAAAGCCCAAGTTCCTGTAATTTGCTCTATTTATTCCACATTTTTACAACGTGCTATCGACAATGTCTTCCACGATGTGTGCATGCAAAATCTCCCCGTAATCCTTGCTATTGATCGTGCAGGATTAGCCTATGCTGATGGATGCAGTCATCATGGGATTTATGATCTAGGTATTTTACGGATGATGCCTAATATGGTAATCTGCCAACCTCGCAGTGCTGTCGTCCTCCAACAATTACTATTTTCTGCTATTTCTTGGAATTCCCCAACAGCTATTCGTTATCCCAACATACCTGCTCTTCAAAAAGATCCTCTCTCTGTGGATGTCCAGGCTCACCGTACTCCAGGGGTAGGAGAGATCCTAACTCAAGGAGAGGATATTTTAATTATTGCCCTAGGGCATATGTGTAGCGCTGCACTTTCTATACAGGCACAATTGTTAAAGCATGGAATTTCCGCTACTGTTGTTGATCCTGTGTTTATTAAACCTTTCGATAACAATCTATTTGGTGTTTTGCTCATGCATCATACAAGAGTTGTCGTCATTGAAGAGCATGCAATTCGGGGGGGACTGGGATCGGAATTTAATGACTTCCTAGCTACATATAGCTTTAAAATTGATGTTTTACATTTTGCCATTCCCGATACATTTGTTTACCATGGAGATAAGGAAAGTTTACAAAAAAAGACGGGTTTACATGTAGAAACTATGGTCAAACGTATTCTGACACATTTTAACTTCAGAGCAATACCATCTTTTTCTAGTCATTTGAGTACACTGTAA
- a CDS encoding tyrosine recombinase XerC: MISAFYEFLNYLKTIKVASPHTLRNYCADLNYFKNFLESHEGLDSSPSLNPSRENQTKQNISFSLFTKDTLRIYILQLMKKNKAKRTIKRHLSTLKSFSRYCIQKGILTEDPTEGLSGPRLPKEIPSPITYEQVEILMATPDLSTYTGFRDRCLLELFYSSGLRISEIVAINHEDIDFDTNLIRIRGKGKKERLVPMTPHAAQWLQNYLHHPQRAHIEKDSRAVFLNRFGKRLTTRSIDRKFQKYLTLSGLSGTITPHTIRHTIATHWLENGMDLKTIQTLLGHSSLETTTIYTRVSIKLKKQTYDQAHPHS, translated from the coding sequence ATGATCTCTGCCTTTTATGAATTTCTAAATTATCTAAAAACAATTAAAGTGGCCTCTCCTCATACATTAAGAAATTACTGTGCCGATCTTAACTATTTTAAAAATTTTTTAGAATCTCATGAAGGATTAGATTCTTCCCCCTCTCTGAATCCCTCTAGAGAAAATCAGACAAAACAAAACATTTCTTTCTCTCTATTTACCAAAGATACTCTTCGTATCTATATTCTCCAACTGATGAAAAAAAATAAGGCTAAACGTACAATAAAGCGCCACCTTTCTACCTTAAAAAGCTTTTCTCGCTACTGCATACAAAAGGGTATCCTTACTGAAGACCCTACAGAAGGCCTTTCTGGGCCTCGCTTACCTAAAGAAATCCCTTCTCCTATTACTTACGAGCAAGTGGAAATTCTCATGGCTACCCCAGATCTATCTACATATACAGGGTTTCGCGATCGCTGTCTGTTAGAATTATTTTACAGCTCAGGATTACGTATTAGTGAAATTGTCGCTATCAATCACGAAGATATTGATTTTGATACAAATCTAATCCGCATTCGAGGGAAAGGGAAAAAAGAACGCTTGGTCCCTATGACGCCTCATGCTGCGCAATGGCTACAAAACTACCTTCATCATCCTCAAAGGGCGCACATAGAAAAAGACAGTAGAGCCGTTTTCTTAAATCGTTTTGGGAAAAGACTGACAACGCGGTCTATTGATAGAAAATTTCAAAAATATTTAACTCTTTCTGGTTTATCTGGAACAATTACTCCTCATACCATCCGTCATACCATAGCCACGCATTGGCTAGAAAATGGCATGGACCTAAAAACAATCCAAACTCTTCTTGGCCATAGCTCTCTAGAAACTACGACAATATACACTCGAGTATCCATCAAGCTAAAAAAACAAACCTACGATCAAGCTCATCCTCACAGTTGA
- a CDS encoding exodeoxyribonuclease VII small subunit: MEEISFEKAMDRLEEIVDLMSQPTTSLDASLQLYEEAESLMRICESRIRQAEERVRQLSEKHKEEFPALEEVPTH, from the coding sequence ATGGAAGAAATTTCCTTTGAAAAGGCTATGGATAGGTTAGAAGAGATTGTGGATTTAATGAGTCAACCCACAACATCGTTAGATGCCTCTCTACAACTCTACGAAGAAGCAGAATCCTTAATGCGTATTTGTGAGTCACGCATTCGTCAAGCTGAAGAACGCGTACGTCAACTATCAGAAAAGCATAAAGAAGAGTTTCCTGCTTTAGAAGAAGTGCCTACGCATTAA
- a CDS encoding HEAT repeat domain-containing protein, whose translation MGSSRLIVTLGFLLSSSIVLGNFPESVSHRILYTSQKSIEQALTSYLDALDTHGEHDFRLLRTISVNCLKQGLYSPDPYIRKSTIVGAGLVGSSEALDILSQAMHTEDPLQQLLVLSAVSQHLGNAADELLFQALSSPYPVIRLEAAYRLAGRKNIKVIDHLHAFIHKLPEEIQCIASAIFLKLETEESDTYIRQLLASPKSSIRNYVTLLIGEYRQKRFLPTLRNLLTSASPLDREGALYALGLLKDGQSYHVIQQLSEHPHPDISLAAAQALLALGKEEEALPIFIKQIQEKRCHAIYTARLLSKELGTPLILPLFLTTSNLEVKFNAALALIHLGCTHPHLLDFMTEWLIQPHYSQVLLPTFSPGHATQAWKYRNLILPTNPGERAKALTTIQSTEEQILVSLLELPKEAYLAYIEKILKSQKTSLAAKAITFLSHSSHQHALEILQQASQLPGEPIIRAYAHLALYNLTKDPQHKFFLHHYAQRLITETLLFIDTEEEQPHPNSPYLRYQISPETRTKLMLDILESLVTSKNHEDIRLLIQLMTQIQAKNRHILAGLLMKIIE comes from the coding sequence ATGGGATCATCTCGTTTAATTGTAACTTTGGGATTCCTATTAAGTTCGAGCATAGTATTGGGTAATTTCCCAGAATCCGTAAGCCATAGAATTCTTTATACTAGTCAAAAATCTATAGAACAAGCTCTTACTTCTTATCTAGATGCTTTGGATACCCATGGAGAACATGACTTTAGATTATTAAGAACCATTTCTGTAAATTGTTTAAAACAGGGCCTATATTCCCCTGACCCTTATATTCGTAAAAGTACTATTGTTGGGGCAGGCCTCGTGGGATCATCAGAAGCTTTGGATATTCTCTCACAAGCTATGCATACAGAAGATCCTTTACAACAGTTACTAGTTTTATCTGCAGTTTCCCAACATCTAGGCAATGCTGCCGATGAACTTTTATTTCAAGCGTTATCCTCTCCTTACCCGGTGATTCGTTTAGAAGCTGCCTATCGTCTTGCTGGTCGTAAAAATATTAAAGTCATTGACCACTTACACGCCTTTATTCATAAACTTCCAGAAGAAATTCAATGCATTGCATCAGCGATCTTTTTAAAATTAGAAACCGAAGAATCTGATACCTATATTCGTCAACTACTGGCCTCTCCTAAAAGTTCAATACGCAATTATGTAACACTACTCATCGGAGAATACCGTCAAAAGCGTTTTCTCCCTACGTTAAGAAATCTGTTAACAAGTGCATCACCTTTAGATCGTGAAGGCGCGCTCTATGCTTTAGGCCTACTCAAAGATGGTCAAAGTTATCACGTGATCCAACAGCTTTCCGAACACCCCCACCCAGATATCTCTCTAGCTGCAGCGCAAGCACTCCTTGCTTTAGGGAAAGAAGAAGAAGCCCTTCCTATTTTCATAAAACAAATCCAAGAAAAACGTTGCCACGCTATCTACACAGCTCGCCTATTATCCAAAGAGTTAGGAACTCCTCTGATTCTTCCCTTATTCTTAACAACGTCAAATCTCGAGGTTAAGTTTAATGCGGCTTTAGCATTAATTCATTTAGGATGCACTCACCCGCATCTACTAGATTTTATGACAGAGTGGCTCATACAACCACACTATAGCCAAGTTCTCCTTCCAACGTTTTCCCCAGGTCACGCTACACAAGCATGGAAATATAGAAACTTAATTCTTCCTACTAACCCTGGAGAGCGAGCAAAAGCATTAACTACAATTCAATCTACTGAAGAACAAATTCTTGTTTCTTTACTCGAGCTCCCTAAAGAAGCGTATCTTGCCTACATAGAAAAAATACTTAAAAGTCAAAAAACTTCCCTTGCAGCCAAAGCCATTACTTTTCTATCCCATTCTTCTCATCAGCACGCATTAGAAATTCTCCAGCAAGCTTCTCAGCTTCCTGGAGAACCCATTATTCGTGCTTACGCGCACCTTGCTTTATATAATCTGACTAAAGACCCTCAACATAAATTCTTTTTACATCATTATGCGCAACGACTCATTACAGAAACTCTCCTATTTATTGATACAGAAGAGGAACAACCTCATCCGAACTCTCCTTACCTACGTTACCAAATCTCTCCTGAAACACGAACTAAACTCATGCTCGATATTCTGGAATCCTTGGTGACATCAAAAAATCACGAAGACATTCGTTTATTGATTCAGTTAATGACACAAATACAAGCTAAAAACCGTCATATTTTAGCCGGATTACTTATGAAAATCATCGAATAA
- a CDS encoding ABC-F family ATP-binding cassette domain-containing protein — MSIVLDKISKTVGTRVLFDDVSVVFNPGNRYGLTGPNGAGKSTLLKIITGAIEPTRGSISLPKKVGILRQNIDSFSEHTVLDCVIMGNSRLWDALQQRDALYLEEFTDAIGIRLGEIEEIIGEENGYRAEAEAEELLTGIGVPEEFFYQKMSTIPIDLQFRVLLCQALFGNPEALLLDEPTNHLDIHSINWLGNFLKDYDGTVVVVSHDRHFLNTITTHIADIDYDTIIIYPGNYDVMVEMKTASREQEKADIKSKEKKIAQLKEFVAKFGAGSRASQVQSRLREIKKLQPQELKKSNIQRPYIRFPVTEKSPGKVVFSLENLSKSYHDHNVFQPFSLEIYQGDKLGIIGNNGLGKTTLMKLLAGVEDPSQGSIKLGHQVALSYFPQNHSDVLKHCKEETLFEWLRNRKTGISDQDIRSVLGKMLFGGDDAFKQIHTLSGGETARLLMAGIMLENHNVLLLDEANNHLDLESVSALSWAINDYKGTAIFVSHDRTLIDECANKLLIFEKGKIIFFDGTMADYTKSKS, encoded by the coding sequence ATGAGTATCGTACTTGATAAAATTAGTAAAACTGTAGGCACACGCGTACTATTTGATGATGTATCCGTAGTTTTTAATCCGGGAAATCGTTATGGACTCACAGGACCTAACGGTGCGGGAAAATCTACGTTACTCAAAATTATTACAGGAGCTATTGAGCCTACACGGGGTTCTATTTCTTTACCTAAAAAAGTAGGTATCTTACGTCAAAACATTGATAGTTTTAGTGAGCATACAGTTTTAGATTGCGTTATCATGGGGAATTCTCGATTATGGGATGCTCTCCAACAACGAGATGCTTTATATTTAGAAGAGTTTACTGACGCTATTGGCATTCGCTTAGGAGAAATTGAAGAGATTATTGGCGAAGAGAATGGGTACCGTGCTGAAGCAGAAGCAGAAGAACTCTTAACAGGTATTGGGGTTCCCGAAGAATTTTTCTATCAAAAGATGTCAACGATTCCCATTGACCTCCAGTTTCGAGTTCTCTTATGCCAAGCACTCTTTGGCAATCCCGAAGCCCTTCTTCTTGATGAACCTACAAACCATTTGGATATTCATTCGATTAATTGGCTGGGGAATTTTTTAAAAGACTATGATGGCACAGTGGTTGTTGTCAGTCATGATAGGCACTTTCTAAATACCATTACAACACATATTGCCGACATTGATTATGATACCATAATTATCTATCCTGGAAATTATGATGTTATGGTGGAGATGAAAACAGCTTCCAGAGAGCAAGAAAAAGCAGATATTAAATCAAAAGAAAAAAAAATTGCTCAACTTAAGGAGTTTGTTGCTAAATTTGGAGCGGGGTCTCGAGCAAGTCAAGTACAGTCTCGTTTAAGAGAAATTAAAAAACTCCAGCCTCAAGAATTAAAGAAAAGTAACATCCAGCGTCCCTATATCCGCTTCCCTGTGACAGAAAAATCCCCAGGAAAAGTTGTTTTTTCTTTAGAGAACTTGAGTAAAAGTTATCACGATCATAATGTGTTTCAACCGTTTTCCTTAGAGATATACCAGGGAGATAAGCTAGGAATTATTGGAAACAATGGTCTTGGGAAAACTACGCTAATGAAACTACTGGCAGGAGTAGAAGATCCCTCTCAAGGATCCATAAAACTTGGCCATCAAGTAGCTCTTTCTTATTTCCCTCAAAACCACTCTGATGTGCTAAAGCATTGTAAAGAAGAAACCTTATTTGAATGGTTGCGTAATCGTAAAACAGGGATTAGTGATCAAGATATTCGCAGTGTCTTAGGTAAAATGTTGTTTGGAGGTGACGACGCTTTTAAACAAATTCACACATTATCAGGAGGAGAAACAGCACGGTTATTAATGGCAGGAATCATGTTAGAAAATCACAATGTATTGCTTCTTGACGAAGCAAATAATCATTTAGATCTAGAGTCGGTTTCTGCTCTATCCTGGGCTATTAATGACTATAAAGGCACAGCAATATTTGTTTCTCACGATCGCACTCTAATTGACGAATGCGCAAATAAATTACTTATCTTTGAAAAAGGAAAAATTATCTTCTTTGATGGCACTATGGCGGACTATACAAAAAGTAAATCATAA
- the tpiA gene encoding triose-phosphate isomerase, which produces MKRKRYIFGNWKMNKTSREAREFLSIFCPLVRDSSSTSVIGIAPPFTALSACSESIQVHNFPIWLGAQNLHQELSGAFTGEVALPMLQEFGVRFVLLGHSERRHIFHEDDETIALKIERAARGGIIPILCIGETLEVKEGGRTQEMLSNQLVSGLSRLTETASIILAYEPVWAIGTGKAASITDVQEVHSFCRQVLSQIFSKEKAETVPILYGGSIKADNARSFASCPDVDGLLVGGASMNPKEFSHVIEQFHVV; this is translated from the coding sequence ATGAAACGCAAGCGTTATATTTTTGGTAATTGGAAAATGAATAAGACTTCTCGGGAGGCTAGAGAGTTTTTGTCCATTTTTTGCCCTTTAGTTCGGGATAGTTCTTCTACTTCTGTCATTGGTATAGCACCACCATTTACTGCTTTGTCTGCGTGCTCTGAGAGCATACAGGTTCATAATTTTCCTATTTGGTTAGGAGCTCAGAATCTTCATCAGGAGTTATCCGGAGCGTTTACAGGGGAAGTGGCTCTTCCTATGCTTCAGGAATTCGGTGTGCGGTTTGTTTTGCTTGGCCATTCGGAGCGCCGACATATTTTCCACGAAGACGACGAAACAATAGCACTAAAAATAGAAAGAGCGGCTCGCGGGGGGATCATTCCCATTTTGTGTATAGGAGAGACATTAGAAGTTAAGGAAGGGGGAAGAACACAAGAAATGTTGTCCAACCAATTAGTGTCTGGGTTGTCACGACTTACAGAGACCGCATCTATTATCCTCGCTTATGAACCTGTTTGGGCTATCGGAACAGGAAAGGCAGCCTCCATTACTGATGTGCAGGAAGTCCATTCTTTTTGTCGTCAGGTACTGTCACAAATTTTTTCTAAAGAAAAAGCCGAGACAGTACCTATCCTTTACGGAGGTTCTATTAAAGCAGATAATGCTAGGAGCTTTGCAAGCTGTCCTGATGTTGATGGTTTATTAGTAGGGGGAGCTTCTATGAACCCTAAAGAGTTTTCTCATGTAATTGAACAATTCCATGTAGTCTAA
- a CDS encoding Maf-like protein, whose product MEPYLILGSSSPRRKSILQYFRIPFTCISSDFDEQSIPYCGDPIAYSEKLALGKAKTIQAIHNPKGLILTADTIVVYQGKIFNKPTSLEHAVAMLKTLSNQTHSVITSLALLQNDQLITGNETTQVTFSQLPETYLRKYVQAFSSLDKCGGYSIQDGGGLIVHSITGCTYNVQGLPINTLRRLLLKFGINLWDHLV is encoded by the coding sequence ATGGAGCCGTATCTCATTCTTGGTTCTTCTTCTCCACGAAGAAAATCTATTTTGCAGTACTTTCGTATTCCCTTTACGTGCATTTCATCAGATTTTGATGAACAATCAATTCCTTATTGTGGTGATCCTATAGCTTATTCCGAAAAATTAGCCCTTGGTAAAGCTAAAACTATACAAGCAATTCACAACCCCAAAGGATTGATTCTCACCGCAGATACTATTGTTGTTTATCAAGGAAAAATCTTTAATAAACCCACTTCTCTTGAACATGCAGTTGCTATGTTAAAGACATTAAGCAACCAAACACACTCTGTAATTACTAGTTTGGCCTTACTTCAAAACGATCAACTCATTACAGGAAATGAGACTACCCAAGTCACTTTCTCACAACTTCCAGAAACATATCTCAGGAAATACGTACAAGCTTTTTCTTCTTTAGATAAATGTGGGGGGTATAGCATTCAGGATGGTGGAGGACTCATTGTCCACAGTATTACCGGTTGTACCTATAATGTACAGGGACTTCCTATTAACACACTACGACGTCTTCTTTTAAAGTTTGGTATTAACTTATGGGATCATCTCGTTTAA
- the secG gene encoding preprotein translocase subunit SecG, with product MIGLFYTFLFVFLVLCVFLCGLILIQESKSMGLGSSFGVDSGDSMFGVSTPDILKKITAWLALIFCCGCLFLSFATNYLGKNFHDNFSTVEETPYEGKEAPQE from the coding sequence GTGATTGGCTTGTTTTATACATTTTTATTTGTTTTTCTTGTTTTATGTGTATTTCTTTGTGGTTTGATTTTAATTCAAGAAAGCAAGAGTATGGGCCTAGGGTCTTCCTTTGGAGTGGATTCTGGTGATTCCATGTTTGGAGTTTCTACTCCGGACATCTTAAAAAAAATAACAGCCTGGCTAGCTCTTATCTTTTGTTGTGGGTGTTTGTTTTTATCTTTTGCTACAAATTATCTAGGAAAAAATTTTCACGATAATTTTTCTACTGTAGAAGAAACCCCTTATGAAGGAAAAGAAGCTCCACAAGAGTAA